A window of Brevinematales bacterium genomic DNA:
ACTAGATCCTACAGGCAAAAAAATACTCTCATGCCTATACGATAAAGGTACTCTTAAAGATTTTGAAGACATACTAAAAATTGATTCATTCATAGATCTTGATAAAACTGGTTAGATCTGTTGCACAATTCTATTAACTAATTGTGCAAATTAGTGCTTTTCTAAATCCAAAATATTTTGGTATAATTTATAATTATCCCCTTTATTATAAAGACTTAGTGAGTTTCTTATTTTATGGCACATTTTTTGCATAATTTCGCATAATAAGGAGGTAAAATATGAAGTCGCTCTTAAAGGTAACGTTATTAGCGCTCGTTGTGCTACTTGCGTTTGTGGGCGTAAGTAGCGCAAATAAAACACTAATAGTATATGTATACACCAACAGCAACCTTGCTAGTTGGCCAAGTATACAACTCTATTATTGGTTTCCTAACACAACCACCAGTGGATTTGTGAACAGAATCTCCAATTACCAACAGTGGTATGTGTTTGTAATAACAAACATACCAAATCTAACAAATAGAATTGGATTAAAGTTAAGAAGTGATGCTAATTGGACCAGACAAGAACCAATAAAAAATGGCTACGATAGAATTGTAAGTTTACCATCTATCTACAGTGTTTCAAACACTGCTCATATTTATGTACATTCACCAGTAAATTGGTGGGAAACCTATGCTTGGTGGTTACCAAATGAAATTTCATTATATGAGAATCCTACTGCTTCCGCAGTAACAAACTATTTTGGTGCAACATACTCTGGAGGTACATACTATACAACTCATTTTTCATTTTATGCTCCTAATGCTAGAAAAGTATATGTTGCTGGAGACTTCAATTCTTGGAACCCAACAAATACTCCTATGAGACTCTCTAGAAACAGAGAAATATGGTGGGCTGCTGTTAATAACACATCCCCAGGACAACAGTACAAATTTGTTGTTGAAAGGCATGATAGAACTCTTGTTTGGGTCTCTGATCCTGCCGCCAGAAAACAAGTACATTCTACTGGAAACTCCGTAATTGTATCTCAAGCATATACATGGGCCACTTGGACAAGACCTACTCATGACTACTATAACATCTACCAAATCCACATAAGAACTTTCTTTACAAATGGTTCAGATTACAGTGGATGGGGTACATTCAACACTGCCATAAATATGTTTAACTACATCACTAATTTAGGCATAACTGCTGTTGAACCTCTACCAATACAAGAGTTTGCAGGAGATCTATCTTGGGGTTACAACTACGTGTTTCATTACGCTCCTGAAACTTCTTATGCGGGAGGAGGAACAAGCAGCGCAGGAACAAACATAATATCTCTCAAAAACTTTGTAAACGAAGCACATAAGAGAGGATTAGCAGTTATACTTGACTTGGTATTCAACCATCAGGGAGCAAGTGATGATCCAATAGCAATTTTTGATCCCGCAGCAGACTGGAACAACCCAGACACGTATTGGTACTCAGGTTCTACACCTTGGGGACCAAGGTTTAACTATTCAAATCCAATGGTAAGAAAGTTCTTGGTTGACAGTGCAAGATACTTTATGGAGTTTTTTAGAGTTGATGGTTTCAGATTCGATGCAACTGCTTACATAAACAACTGGGACTTTATGCAATTTGTTACCGACAGTTTAAGAG
This region includes:
- a CDS encoding alpha-amylase family glycosyl hydrolase, whose protein sequence is MKSLLKVTLLALVVLLAFVGVSSANKTLIVYVYTNSNLASWPSIQLYYWFPNTTTSGFVNRISNYQQWYVFVITNIPNLTNRIGLKLRSDANWTRQEPIKNGYDRIVSLPSIYSVSNTAHIYVHSPVNWWETYAWWLPNEISLYENPTASAVTNYFGATYSGGTYYTTHFSFYAPNARKVYVAGDFNSWNPTNTPMRLSRNREIWWAAVNNTSPGQQYKFVVERHDRTLVWVSDPAARKQVHSTGNSVIVSQAYTWATWTRPTHDYYNIYQIHIRTFFTNGSDYSGWGTFNTAINMFNYITNLGITAVEPLPIQEFAGDLSWGYNYVFHYAPETSYAGGGTSSAGTNIISLKNFVNEAHKRGLAVILDLVFNHQGASDDPIAIFDPAADWNNPDTYWYSGSTPWGPRFNYSNPMVRKFLVDSARYFMEFFRVDGFRFDATAYINNWDFMQFVTDSLRAIDSRVLLIAEHLPNDAWVTRKKAAGGAGFDSQWNVNLSHELKKLFTSGPSTVDINSIANYIVADYLNNGLDNQSPNGLFAIQYHVSHDEAANGKQRPSADLVNRGSWGNSEYDAQGQMITAVATAVMARGIPMLFFGEEFLEGYWPNNQKWFRDDVPITWANLNNIRATNTMRAVRDLNWIRRNNAAVRFDQIGVLHINNTDKVIAFRRGYGTGSGDIYVIINYNKQSYSSYGIPFPSAGTWNLIFAHPSGAYGDPWADVYLTNPVNYSGSGNVNIKIPEYGVLIYRKQ